The following proteins are co-located in the Acanthochromis polyacanthus isolate Apoly-LR-REF ecotype Palm Island chromosome 7, KAUST_Apoly_ChrSc, whole genome shotgun sequence genome:
- the si:dkey-1k23.3 gene encoding heat shock protein beta-1, which translates to MSEQAKTEMSCGDQGRGAPWYPLRKWWQPSRLLNQDVGLPPLLEPGDARWMDVERLQRSLAGCFIPAPLFVPYISGSVHHNGQKISKWRVGMDVAHFSPSEISLSVRHGFLEVEGRHEERPDEHGFIARCFTRKYRLPAEVDVTNITSTLSVDGILTVEAPVPETSVPAAILIPIKVEKGSTGEEEEASGTDADTCSAPGHPESSEDQAETSPSDSQLGSTSFGLQQHEERREEEEETREKPAGESHPSVPADDEGTESLQDSPEHREMLESQEGPETSKQLEHKEAAVDGEIQVMASSEEAAVEITQAVEQELGASPQSDVQSQELEAADIKQEHTE; encoded by the exons ATGAGTGAGCAGGCCAAAACAGAGATGTCGTGTGGGGACCAGGGCAGGGGGGCACCTTGGTACCCCCTGAGGAAGTGGTGGCAGCCCAGCCGGCTTCTCAATCAGGATGTTGGCCTGCCGCCCCTCCTGGAGCCGGGGGACGCTCGGTGGATGGACGTGGAGCGGCTCCAGAGGAGTCTGGCAGGATGTTTCATACCCGCTCCGCTCTTCGTGCCCTACATCTCTGGGTCTGTGCATCATAACGGCCAGAAGATCAGCAAGTGGAGGGTGGGCATGGACGTGGCTCACTTCTCCCCCTCGGAGATTTCTCTCAGCGTCAGACACGGATTCCTGGAGGTTGAAG GGAGGCACGAGGAGCGGCCAGACGAGCATGGATTTATTGCCAGATGTTTTACAAGGAAATACAG actCCCAGCTGAGGTGGATGTTACCAACATCACGTCGACGCTTTCAGTTGATGGGATTCTGACTGTGGAAGCTCCAGTTCCTGAAACCTCTGTTCCTGCTGCCATCCTCATTCCTATAAAG GTGGAAAAAGGAAGTactggagaggaagaagaggccTCTGGTACAGATGCAGATACCTGCTCAGCACCAGGTCACCCAGAGTCTTCAGAGGATCAAGCAGAAACGTCTCCGTCAGATTCCCAGCTTGGCAGCACCTCATTTGGACTTCAGCAGCATGaagagaggagggaagaggaggaggagacccGTGAAAAGCCAGCTGGAGAGAGCCACCCTTCAGTGCCTGCAGACGACGAAGGCACAGAGAGTCTTCAAGATTCTCCTGAGCACCGTGAAATGCTGGAAAGCCAAGAAGGCCCGGAAACGTCCAAACAGCTGGAGCACAAAGAGGCAGCCGTGGATGGAGAGATCCAGGTAATGGCGAGCTCAGAGGAAGCTGCCGTGGAGATCACCCAGGCTGTGGAGCAGGAGCTGGGCGCCAGTCCACAGAGCGACGTCCAGAGCCAGGAGCTGGAGGCTGCCGACATAAAGCAAGAGCACACCGAGtga